A window of Leclercia adecarboxylata contains these coding sequences:
- the csgG gene encoding curli production assembly/transport protein CsgG has product MQRFLLLVAVCLLSGCLTAPPKEAAKPTLMPRAQSYRDLTKLPLPTGKIYVSVYNIQDETGQFKPYPASNFSTAVPQSATAMLVTALKDSRWFIPLERQGLQNLLNERKIIRAAQDNGTVAMNNRIPLHSLTAANVMVEGSIIGYESNVKSGGVGARYFGIGGDTQYQLDQIAVNLRVVNVSTGEILSSVTTSKTILSYEVQAGVFRFIDYQRLLEGEIGYTSNEPVMLCLMSAIETGVIFLINDGIDRGLWDLQNKNEVKNDVLVKYREMSSPPES; this is encoded by the coding sequence ATGCAGCGCTTTCTCCTCCTTGTTGCAGTGTGCTTATTGAGCGGTTGTTTAACTGCTCCTCCGAAAGAAGCGGCGAAACCGACATTAATGCCTCGCGCCCAGAGCTATCGTGATTTAACCAAATTGCCATTGCCAACGGGTAAGATCTACGTGTCGGTTTATAATATTCAGGATGAAACCGGGCAGTTTAAACCGTATCCGGCAAGTAACTTCTCAACGGCTGTCCCGCAAAGCGCCACCGCCATGCTGGTCACTGCGTTAAAAGATTCTCGCTGGTTTATTCCTCTGGAACGTCAGGGGCTGCAAAACCTGCTCAACGAACGTAAGATCATTCGTGCTGCGCAGGATAACGGCACGGTTGCGATGAACAACCGCATTCCGTTGCATTCGCTGACGGCAGCAAACGTTATGGTCGAAGGTTCAATTATCGGCTACGAAAGTAATGTGAAATCGGGCGGTGTGGGGGCCCGTTACTTCGGTATCGGCGGCGATACGCAGTACCAGCTTGACCAGATTGCGGTAAACCTGCGTGTGGTCAACGTCAGTACCGGCGAAATATTATCGTCCGTTACCACCAGCAAAACTATTCTCTCGTATGAAGTGCAGGCCGGGGTGTTCCGCTTCATCGACTACCAGCGACTGCTGGAAGGCGAAATCGGGTATACCTCTAATGAGCCGGTCATGCTCTGCCTGATGTCGGCAATCGAAACCGGGGTGATCTTCCTGATTAACGACGGTATCGATCGCGGATTGTGGGATCTGCAAAACAAAAACGAAGTGAAAAACGATGTTCTGGTGAAATACCGCGAGATGTCTTCGCCGCCGGAATCCTGA
- the csgF gene encoding curli production assembly/transport protein CsgF gives MRVVHAVVALMLIPSLSWAGNMTFQFRNPNFGGNPNNGSFLLNSAQAQNSYTDPNSDDFGIETPSALDNFTQAIQAQVLGGLLTNINTGTPGRMVTSDFIVDIANADGQMQLNVTDRKTGRTSTIQVAGLQNNSTDF, from the coding sequence ATGCGTGTTGTCCATGCAGTTGTTGCTTTAATGCTTATTCCATCTCTGAGTTGGGCCGGAAATATGACCTTCCAGTTCCGCAACCCAAACTTCGGTGGAAACCCAAATAACGGCTCATTCCTTTTAAACTCGGCTCAGGCGCAAAACTCCTATACGGATCCAAACTCGGATGATTTTGGTATCGAAACCCCGAGCGCGCTGGATAACTTTACCCAGGCGATCCAGGCCCAGGTTCTGGGCGGACTGCTGACCAATATAAATACCGGCACACCTGGCCGAATGGTGACCAGCGACTTTATTGTCGACATCGCCAACGCGGACGGTCAAATGCAGCTGAACGTGACAGACCGGAAAACGGGGAGAACCTCCACCATTCAGGTTGCGGGCTTGCAAAACAATTCTACCGACTTTTAA
- the csgE gene encoding curli production assembly/transport protein CsgE, giving the protein MKRTMSWITAAGLWLAAGNLHAVEVEIPGLLTDHTVSAVGHAFYRGFSDKWESDYPGNLTINERPSARWGSWITITVNQDVVFQTFLYPSKTDLDKNVVFALAQTEEALNRLQIDKALLSTGDLAQDEF; this is encoded by the coding sequence ATGAAACGCACAATGAGTTGGATAACCGCAGCAGGCCTGTGGCTTGCTGCCGGGAATCTGCATGCGGTTGAAGTAGAGATACCGGGATTGTTAACTGACCACACCGTCTCGGCTGTCGGTCACGCTTTTTATCGCGGCTTCAGCGACAAATGGGAAAGTGACTATCCCGGTAACTTAACGATCAATGAACGACCCAGTGCACGATGGGGGAGCTGGATCACAATTACTGTTAATCAGGACGTTGTTTTCCAGACCTTCTTATACCCCTCGAAAACCGACCTGGATAAAAACGTGGTCTTTGCTCTGGCTCAAACCGAAGAGGCATTAAATCGTCTGCAGATTGATAAAGCTCTGCTGAGTACCGGCGATTTAGCGCAAGACGAATTTTAA